Proteins from a single region of Chryseobacterium sp. W4I1:
- a CDS encoding ABC transporter permease, translating to MKEFFRLLKREFKLFIGNSTLRTVFFLAPVFYATLLGFVYKSGKVENTPVLVIDRDNTPLSSQLTDMLDDNKSISIIKYVQEPFSIKDEVIRHEAAAVVIIPSRFEADMLQKKYPELNVYVNTGNVLTANFASKALQLTIGTFSAGASIKALQKAGMPATKAATQYEPFKANYITLFNTTGNYLIFMWPAMLAVVLQQVILLAMAVSFAAEFERGSFVKEYRKMKRWAFPTMLIKVIPIWIFSILIVSVYYFMHMIFRVPMPEGIFNFILLTAVFVGSASFLGVFISILIPDALKATQILMVIASPAFIISGFTWPLSAMPAFVQFIANIIPLTPFLQAFKILLIQKGSVELTYPYLQHLSILLVVYAIIGWIALKIKLWFVFRNTGSEEVKEIVE from the coding sequence ATGAAAGAATTTTTCCGGCTTTTAAAACGGGAGTTTAAGCTTTTCATTGGCAACTCTACCCTCAGGACCGTGTTCTTTCTGGCCCCGGTATTTTATGCCACGCTGCTTGGTTTCGTCTATAAAAGCGGAAAAGTTGAAAACACACCGGTACTGGTCATCGACAGAGATAATACCCCTTTGTCCAGCCAGCTTACCGATATGCTGGATGATAATAAAAGCATCAGCATCATAAAATATGTCCAGGAGCCTTTCAGTATAAAAGATGAGGTGATTCGTCATGAAGCTGCAGCCGTAGTTATTATTCCTTCAAGATTTGAGGCGGATATGCTTCAGAAAAAATACCCGGAACTGAATGTATATGTCAATACCGGCAACGTCCTGACTGCTAATTTTGCTTCCAAAGCTCTTCAGCTCACCATAGGAACATTCTCAGCCGGAGCATCCATCAAAGCTTTACAGAAAGCAGGAATGCCCGCTACAAAAGCAGCAACACAATATGAGCCCTTTAAAGCCAATTATATTACCCTTTTCAACACCACCGGAAACTACCTGATCTTTATGTGGCCGGCCATGTTAGCTGTAGTTCTTCAGCAGGTTATTCTTCTGGCAATGGCCGTAAGTTTTGCCGCGGAATTTGAAAGAGGATCCTTTGTAAAAGAATACCGCAAAATGAAAAGATGGGCTTTCCCAACAATGCTCATCAAGGTGATCCCGATCTGGATATTCTCCATTCTCATTGTTAGTGTGTATTATTTTATGCACATGATATTCAGGGTTCCAATGCCGGAAGGAATATTCAATTTTATTCTTCTGACCGCTGTTTTTGTAGGATCGGCTTCATTTTTAGGAGTATTCATCAGTATATTGATTCCTGACGCATTGAAGGCAACTCAAATCCTGATGGTCATTGCTTCTCCCGCATTCATCATCAGTGGATTTACCTGGCCGTTGAGTGCAATGCCCGCTTTCGTGCAGTTTATTGCCAATATTATTCCCCTGACTCCATTCCTGCAAGCCTTTAAAATCTTACTGATACAGAAAGGTTCTGTAGAACTTACGTATCCCTATTTACAGCATTTAAGTATCTTACTCGTAGTGTATGCCATCATTGGCTGGATTGCTTTAAAGATCAAACTTTGGTTTGTTTTTAGAAATACAGGTTCTGAAGAGGTAAAGGAGATTGTAGAGTAG
- a CDS encoding HlyD family secretion protein, which yields MHKNIFIAFASLLILGSCSEKKENLNDSEGKTKKDVISFAPKVTGRILKIYVTEGQTVKKGDTLALLDVPEVSAKIAQAQGAVSAASAQEQMAKNGATADQLRQLQAKYKGLKEQYEFAQKSFKRASNMYRDSLMSPQAYDEIYAKLQGAKAQYDAVVAEQDDVKRGTRVEKVEMAAGQASQAKGALQEANVAYSERYIIATNDMEIETISLNTGELATAGFALFNGYIPESTYFRFTVPESYISRYKKGQEVSMQVVYNKETLNGTIVYIKQLTRYADITTAYPDYQLQDAVYEIKVKPTDMNKAKSILVNANVILK from the coding sequence ATGCATAAAAATATATTCATAGCCTTTGCTTCTCTTTTAATACTAGGGAGCTGCAGTGAAAAAAAAGAAAACCTCAATGATTCTGAAGGTAAGACCAAAAAGGATGTTATTTCTTTTGCCCCAAAAGTTACCGGGAGAATCTTAAAAATATACGTAACCGAAGGCCAGACCGTAAAGAAAGGCGATACTTTAGCATTGCTTGATGTACCGGAAGTTTCTGCCAAGATCGCACAGGCTCAAGGCGCAGTAAGTGCAGCATCAGCTCAGGAACAGATGGCCAAAAACGGAGCTACAGCAGATCAGTTGAGACAGCTTCAGGCCAAATATAAAGGTCTGAAAGAGCAATATGAATTCGCTCAGAAATCTTTTAAAAGAGCCAGCAATATGTACCGCGACAGCCTTATGTCTCCACAGGCCTACGATGAAATTTATGCAAAGCTTCAGGGCGCAAAAGCCCAATATGATGCCGTTGTTGCTGAACAGGATGATGTGAAAAGAGGAACACGAGTTGAAAAAGTAGAAATGGCGGCGGGTCAGGCTTCACAAGCCAAAGGTGCCCTTCAGGAAGCCAATGTAGCCTATTCAGAAAGATACATTATCGCCACCAATGATATGGAAATAGAAACCATCAGCCTTAATACGGGAGAACTGGCTACCGCAGGTTTTGCTTTATTCAATGGGTATATTCCGGAAAGTACCTATTTCAGATTTACAGTTCCTGAAAGCTATATTTCAAGATATAAGAAAGGGCAGGAGGTAAGTATGCAGGTCGTTTACAATAAAGAAACCCTGAACGGAACTATAGTCTATATCAAACAGCTTACAAGATATGCGGATATTACTACTGCTTATCCGGATTATCAGCTACAGGATGCCGTCTACGAGATTAAAGTGAAACCGACTGATATGAATAAAGCTAAAAGTATATTGGTAAATGCTAACGTAATCCTGAAGTAA
- a CDS encoding TolC family protein gives MKNNLLIFTFSFLAFPAFGWAQSAPDFKELLDSAMVRDSDLKMQITQNKLTDLDEHKLKDLFLPTLEVSGQVGYLNATTRLTSPEINLAPFINIPEGSFNNNLNISGFSGIAKADAKMLLYSGGKVKYLKKAIQEKKISEDILLEKTKDEVVAAISKAYDQLALIHQSKKVLDESKKRLDINRKTADKALGYGLITPYDHKKIELAQATLNAKMVEYEGKKELLLTQLYILTGINKERLKMIDPVLSPLELLTSEKGIEERAEVRALEHGIAAADYKIKAERTWMIPKVQLMASAYYIGLYGSRIKTSENVIPAVPALGYQGAKLDWRPTNINVLPLLTAGVGFKWEIFDGREGKHAEETAKVGKEVLQNKKEDALKKLTLNLANNQTNYDIATAQITLKAKEKELAKNALVQAEKEFRYGMSKSSQLIDAENDLEVVELEYQNALFNQRRAGIELMRSTQELDITKLY, from the coding sequence ATGAAAAACAATTTATTGATTTTTACGTTTAGTTTTTTGGCTTTCCCTGCTTTTGGTTGGGCACAGTCTGCCCCGGACTTTAAGGAACTTTTAGACAGTGCCATGGTTCGGGATTCTGATCTCAAAATGCAGATTACTCAAAACAAACTCACAGACCTTGACGAACATAAACTGAAAGACCTCTTTCTTCCCACCCTGGAAGTAAGCGGACAGGTCGGATATCTGAATGCTACCACAAGACTAACGTCACCGGAAATTAATCTGGCACCTTTTATCAATATTCCCGAAGGAAGCTTTAATAATAATCTCAATATTTCCGGGTTTTCCGGGATAGCAAAAGCAGATGCCAAAATGCTTCTTTATTCAGGTGGAAAAGTGAAATACCTCAAAAAGGCAATTCAGGAGAAGAAAATATCCGAAGATATCCTCCTTGAAAAAACAAAAGATGAGGTAGTAGCGGCCATTTCCAAAGCCTATGACCAGCTGGCATTAATCCATCAGTCTAAAAAGGTGTTGGACGAAAGCAAAAAAAGACTGGACATCAACCGGAAAACAGCCGATAAAGCTTTAGGCTATGGCCTGATTACACCTTACGACCATAAAAAAATAGAACTGGCTCAGGCTACACTCAATGCCAAAATGGTAGAGTATGAAGGAAAAAAAGAACTTCTTCTCACCCAGCTTTACATTCTGACGGGAATCAACAAAGAACGTCTCAAAATGATTGATCCGGTACTTTCTCCTCTGGAACTTTTAACTTCGGAAAAAGGAATCGAAGAAAGGGCAGAAGTTCGTGCATTGGAGCATGGTATAGCAGCGGCAGACTACAAAATAAAAGCGGAAAGAACCTGGATGATCCCGAAGGTGCAGCTGATGGCATCCGCTTACTACATCGGTCTTTACGGAAGCCGTATCAAAACCTCAGAAAATGTAATTCCAGCAGTTCCCGCTTTAGGATATCAAGGTGCGAAACTAGACTGGAGACCTACCAATATTAATGTTCTTCCACTACTCACTGCCGGTGTCGGTTTCAAATGGGAAATTTTTGATGGACGGGAAGGAAAACACGCAGAAGAAACGGCCAAAGTAGGAAAAGAGGTCTTACAGAACAAAAAAGAAGATGCTCTTAAAAAACTGACCCTGAATCTGGCAAATAATCAAACCAATTATGATATTGCGACCGCTCAGATCACTTTAAAGGCCAAAGAAAAAGAACTCGCCAAAAATGCTCTGGTTCAGGCGGAAAAAGAATTCAGGTACGGAATGAGCAAATCCTCACAGCTTATTGATGCTGAAAACGACCTTGAAGTCGTAGAACTTGAATATCAAAATGCACTTTTCAACCAGCGAAGGGCAGGAATAGAGCTGATGAGATCTACCCAGGAACTTGATATTACCAAACTTTATTAA
- the eco gene encoding serine protease inhibitor ecotin, whose protein sequence is MRFSKTLMAGLIMFAGVNAFAQKKAEKFEKLEIEMFPKAKDGFKQVYIQLPVAKNESDLKVEFFVGAEKMLDCNKYFLMGEVKTQDLQGWGYNYYEVESNGEAGGTLMACLDQKKTKKFVTLQPEIVRYNSKLPLVFYVPKDLEVRYRILRPDAKMKSAVQR, encoded by the coding sequence ATGAGATTTTCAAAAACTTTAATGGCAGGATTAATTATGTTTGCAGGTGTAAATGCTTTCGCACAAAAGAAGGCAGAAAAGTTTGAGAAGCTGGAAATTGAAATGTTCCCAAAAGCTAAAGACGGATTTAAGCAGGTATATATTCAGCTGCCTGTTGCAAAAAATGAAAGCGATTTAAAAGTGGAATTTTTTGTAGGTGCTGAAAAAATGCTGGACTGTAATAAATATTTCCTGATGGGAGAGGTGAAAACACAGGATCTTCAGGGATGGGGCTACAACTATTATGAAGTAGAATCCAACGGTGAAGCGGGAGGAACCTTAATGGCTTGTTTGGATCAAAAGAAAACCAAAAAGTTCGTAACCCTTCAACCGGAGATCGTGAGATACAACAGTAAGCTTCCTTTGGTATTTTATGTACCAAAAGATCTTGAGGTTCGTTACAGAATATTACGTCCTGATGCTAAAATGAAGTCAGCGGTTCAGAGATAA
- a CDS encoding alpha-2-macroglobulin — MKIFSKIFMLLLLTLSFSKVFAQKYYDDQWKRVAENSAKGTYKSNLPIILDIQNHAMKENNAIQLIRSLKAEFSVVNLTTDDEKNDAASKFFTKLKDAQTKLKGGDQLVYNVLLNGFFMDYYNQNSWEINGRTNINTQDVSQIEIWSKLDFKNYLKKSYHELDQQKQEMQKISLAKYKDIFTENKDIAYFPTLLDWYSMKKIGFLSENGLFTKNELTENRTQINATFDELIAQNSGNPRLYFMKEKLMENCNYSQCKDKLEQLQNLAKSDTEGDYKVIIMEDIMNELIDKKKVKEALVVADQAKKQYPKSPFLENIRNKENQITNPFLTIKYEQQTQNNLPIHFVADHKNVTEFSLNIYEVKEDFTTLMQYVQNSYSNTFGKVKKNLVRKETFQLTDPKDYQVHKTSLEVKPLPSGVYVVEYSVAGAEAKDSDSRQNFYFLVSGNRVIYQTKTDRDQLSNEMKLVNSENGRPAVNESLTFYEFVANKTLSKLDGKTDANGVFKFPSSASNEYYRTFLIRQPKTNDFQMMQVYGNRGNAEDYNPNKQTRTKAQIFTDRAIYRPGQTVYFKVINTKIDKEIESVTSGLKQKITLQDTNGQDVTSQDFTTNEFGSYHGSFILPKGQLNGVFYLRTDEASQGFKDIRVEEYKRPKFEVTFDPVKEEYKYGQTIELKGKAMMFSGVALSNTTVNYEIKKHNIRWRYFWWYPQGDDNENSILGEAKTNEKGEFVIRLDLKKDEKLEGIQIDNYEINASVTDINGETQSANTQLKVASVSHYIKADNIKNTFSDENVILKVETKNYNEQDLKKSYNVKLSKLNVPNRIFRDNFAAEVQDLPKYSKEEFISKFPHDLFDKSEETKNWKAEKVISERLQQPATELDLGKLEAGDYQLELYNIEGKDTIKSSQNFSIWDKEALKPSQKTFLTVIEPKNEFSRGEKAKVYVYSAVPDALVNVFVQDGSGKTVSEVHQLKKGVLEFTTDIPKDKGVSALNIQFQIAAFNDVQTQSVTLKIKDTEQPLKIETVTFRDKLEPNSKEKWTVKVSGNDKEKVNAEVLANMYDMSLDQFAANSFGWQNLYSPYSIVTSYDIRQYLLQQYYQKRLKYYNGKYVDIPNFNWFDGSIYPMEIQIETIVGLANQEGIKSSAYAPPPSPIAGRAKMARKSEVAAAEDKLEVIQNVVPEPMKAPKVDNGAPTDTGLNKVPVRQNLNETAFFYPDLKTDAEGNVNFEFTSPEALTKWKLMFLAHTKDARAAVLEKQVVTQKEFSVTPNYPRFLREGDELNLQSKLSNLTDKKLSGSAELQILDAFTNENISSKFGINTGAQNFNLNENGNGALTWKLKVPNNVSSIILKVVAKAGAYSDGEQQAVAILPNRMLVTDAVPVFVKEGETKTFVLDNLKNSNSTTISNVSNTLELTTNPIWEIMFALPSLKNDQNSSADVIFNKWFADVLASEIFKANPKMKTVFEEYQNKGLLNSNLEKNQELKQLLLEETPWVLESKNEGEQMQKLALLFDANTMRNSIYQDWDDLKKLQNPDGGFSWYPGYPSSYGTSLYILKNLGKINAWLKGNAKDYQGTEQKEFVTKLVQYVDNEIDKYWDAKKENIWNNWTIDYLDTRNYWEKEYPLKGKGASLKTLVKQKAKTAKITDFTFFGLHRAALLMDDYGLKDVSDKLMNYLKETSTDTKTQGVYWKQNLNDWGWFGSKVVNHAGALEAFNTLKPNDQKMIEDMKIWLITQKEVNSWGSSRGTSEAIFTILNSGKSWTSAESDKATIVWGGKELAPQTQATGYVKSTVKTDVVDKNLGTVTVTKPGPGIVQGGLFWQYYEDLDKIKSSENYISITKELYKKVKTVNGEELQKISADTPLKVGDKVTVRMILNTDRAMEFIHIKDMRAAGFEPTDALSGYQWKNSLGYYQSTKDASTNFYIQYMPKGKYVFEYDLVSNAAGKFSNGITTMQNYYAPQMNAHTKGTNVTISE, encoded by the coding sequence ATGAAAATATTTTCCAAGATTTTTATGCTTTTGCTTCTAACGCTGAGCTTTTCAAAGGTCTTTGCACAGAAATACTACGACGACCAATGGAAGAGAGTCGCTGAAAATAGTGCCAAAGGTACTTACAAATCCAATCTACCCATTATTTTAGACATCCAAAACCATGCAATGAAAGAAAATAATGCGATACAGCTAATCCGCTCCCTGAAAGCTGAATTCAGTGTTGTCAATCTTACCACAGATGACGAGAAGAATGATGCTGCCTCTAAATTTTTTACCAAGCTGAAAGATGCTCAAACAAAACTGAAAGGCGGAGATCAGTTAGTTTACAACGTCCTTTTGAATGGTTTCTTTATGGACTATTATAACCAGAATTCCTGGGAAATTAACGGAAGAACGAATATCAATACCCAGGATGTATCTCAAATTGAAATCTGGAGTAAACTTGATTTTAAAAATTATCTGAAAAAGAGTTATCATGAACTTGATCAGCAGAAGCAGGAGATGCAGAAAATCTCTCTGGCCAAGTATAAAGATATTTTTACAGAGAACAAGGATATTGCTTATTTTCCAACTTTACTGGATTGGTATTCCATGAAAAAAATCGGTTTCCTTTCTGAAAACGGACTTTTTACAAAGAATGAACTTACAGAGAACAGAACGCAGATTAATGCTACTTTTGATGAACTGATTGCACAGAACAGCGGAAATCCTAGGTTGTATTTCATGAAGGAAAAGCTGATGGAAAACTGTAATTATAGCCAATGTAAAGACAAGCTTGAGCAATTGCAGAATCTTGCAAAATCTGATACGGAAGGCGATTATAAAGTGATCATCATGGAAGATATCATGAATGAACTTATTGACAAAAAGAAGGTGAAAGAAGCTCTTGTAGTAGCTGATCAGGCGAAAAAGCAATATCCGAAATCACCATTTCTCGAAAATATAAGAAATAAAGAAAACCAGATCACCAATCCGTTTCTTACTATTAAATATGAACAGCAGACCCAAAATAATCTGCCAATCCATTTTGTAGCGGATCACAAAAACGTAACTGAATTCTCTCTGAACATTTATGAAGTAAAAGAAGATTTTACAACATTGATGCAGTATGTACAGAATTCTTACAGCAATACCTTTGGAAAAGTTAAAAAAAACCTGGTAAGAAAAGAAACTTTCCAGCTTACGGATCCTAAAGATTATCAGGTGCATAAAACCTCATTGGAGGTCAAGCCTCTTCCATCAGGAGTTTATGTTGTTGAATATTCCGTGGCAGGAGCAGAGGCAAAAGACAGTGATTCGAGACAGAATTTTTATTTCCTGGTTTCCGGAAACAGGGTGATCTACCAAACCAAAACAGACCGTGATCAGCTTTCCAATGAAATGAAGCTGGTTAACAGTGAAAATGGAAGGCCTGCAGTAAATGAAAGTCTTACGTTCTATGAATTTGTTGCCAATAAAACTTTAAGTAAATTAGATGGAAAGACAGATGCGAACGGAGTTTTTAAATTTCCTTCCTCAGCCAGCAATGAATATTACAGAACTTTCCTGATCCGCCAGCCTAAAACCAATGATTTCCAAATGATGCAGGTCTATGGAAACAGAGGAAATGCCGAAGACTATAATCCTAATAAACAGACCCGTACCAAGGCGCAAATTTTTACAGACAGAGCCATTTACAGACCGGGACAAACCGTGTATTTCAAGGTGATCAATACAAAAATTGATAAAGAAATAGAATCGGTAACGTCAGGCCTGAAGCAAAAGATCACTCTGCAGGATACCAACGGTCAGGATGTCACGTCTCAGGATTTTACAACCAATGAATTTGGTTCTTACCATGGCAGCTTTATCCTTCCAAAAGGACAGCTGAACGGAGTTTTTTATCTCAGAACCGATGAGGCATCTCAAGGTTTCAAAGATATCAGGGTTGAAGAATACAAAAGACCCAAGTTTGAAGTCACTTTTGATCCTGTAAAAGAAGAATACAAATACGGCCAGACCATCGAGCTGAAAGGAAAGGCAATGATGTTTTCGGGAGTAGCTCTTAGCAATACGACCGTTAATTATGAGATTAAAAAACACAACATCAGATGGAGATATTTCTGGTGGTATCCCCAAGGCGATGACAATGAAAACTCTATCCTTGGCGAAGCCAAGACCAATGAGAAGGGAGAATTTGTCATCCGTCTCGATCTTAAAAAAGATGAAAAGCTGGAAGGAATACAGATCGATAATTATGAGATCAATGCGTCAGTAACGGATATCAATGGAGAAACACAATCAGCCAATACGCAGCTGAAAGTTGCTTCAGTATCACATTACATTAAAGCAGATAACATTAAAAATACGTTCAGTGATGAAAATGTAATACTGAAGGTAGAAACCAAGAACTATAACGAACAGGATCTTAAAAAATCTTACAACGTAAAACTGTCGAAACTGAATGTACCCAATAGAATTTTCAGAGATAATTTTGCAGCAGAAGTTCAGGATCTTCCAAAATATTCAAAAGAAGAATTTATCAGCAAATTCCCACACGATCTGTTTGATAAAAGTGAAGAAACCAAAAACTGGAAAGCCGAAAAAGTAATTTCTGAAAGACTGCAACAACCCGCTACAGAACTAGACTTAGGGAAACTGGAAGCAGGAGATTATCAGCTCGAACTGTATAATATTGAAGGAAAAGACACCATAAAATCTTCCCAGAATTTCAGTATCTGGGATAAAGAAGCTTTAAAACCTTCACAGAAAACCTTCCTGACTGTCATTGAGCCTAAAAATGAGTTTTCAAGAGGGGAAAAAGCAAAAGTATATGTGTATTCAGCAGTTCCGGATGCATTGGTCAATGTTTTTGTACAGGATGGCTCAGGAAAGACGGTCTCAGAAGTTCATCAGCTGAAAAAAGGAGTATTGGAATTCACAACAGATATTCCAAAAGATAAAGGTGTATCTGCCTTGAATATCCAGTTCCAGATTGCTGCATTCAATGATGTACAGACCCAATCCGTTACTTTAAAAATAAAAGATACTGAGCAGCCTTTAAAAATTGAAACCGTTACGTTCAGAGATAAACTGGAACCCAATTCAAAAGAGAAATGGACAGTAAAAGTCTCAGGAAACGATAAAGAAAAAGTAAATGCAGAAGTACTGGCCAATATGTATGATATGTCACTGGATCAGTTTGCCGCAAATAGCTTCGGTTGGCAGAATCTATACAGTCCGTATTCTATCGTGACTTCTTATGATATCAGACAATATCTGCTTCAGCAGTACTATCAGAAAAGATTGAAATATTACAATGGAAAATATGTCGATATACCAAATTTTAATTGGTTTGATGGATCTATTTATCCAATGGAGATTCAAATTGAAACAATAGTTGGATTAGCGAATCAGGAGGGTATAAAGTCATCTGCTTATGCACCTCCTCCTTCACCTATTGCAGGACGGGCTAAGATGGCACGAAAAAGCGAAGTAGCTGCTGCGGAGGATAAACTTGAAGTTATTCAAAATGTTGTTCCAGAACCTATGAAAGCCCCTAAAGTAGATAATGGAGCACCAACAGATACTGGTTTAAATAAAGTTCCCGTACGACAAAACCTGAACGAAACCGCATTCTTCTATCCCGATCTGAAAACAGATGCAGAAGGAAATGTAAATTTTGAATTCACTTCTCCTGAAGCATTGACCAAATGGAAACTGATGTTCTTAGCTCATACCAAAGATGCCAGAGCAGCAGTATTGGAAAAACAGGTCGTGACTCAGAAAGAGTTTTCCGTAACACCAAATTATCCAAGATTCTTAAGAGAGGGTGACGAACTGAATCTTCAGTCTAAATTGTCTAACCTTACCGATAAAAAATTAAGCGGTTCCGCAGAACTTCAGATTCTGGATGCTTTTACCAATGAAAATATTTCTTCCAAATTCGGGATTAATACAGGAGCACAGAACTTTAATTTAAATGAAAACGGAAATGGCGCTTTAACATGGAAACTAAAAGTTCCGAATAATGTCTCTTCCATTATTTTAAAAGTAGTGGCAAAAGCAGGAGCTTATTCAGATGGAGAGCAGCAGGCGGTTGCCATACTTCCGAACAGAATGCTGGTAACGGATGCTGTCCCTGTATTTGTAAAAGAAGGTGAAACCAAGACATTTGTTTTGGATAATCTTAAAAATTCAAACTCAACAACGATATCCAATGTTTCAAATACTTTGGAATTGACCACAAACCCGATCTGGGAAATTATGTTTGCATTACCAAGCCTGAAAAATGATCAGAACAGTTCTGCCGATGTGATCTTCAATAAATGGTTTGCCGATGTTTTGGCTTCTGAAATATTTAAAGCAAACCCAAAAATGAAGACCGTTTTTGAAGAATACCAGAATAAAGGATTACTGAATTCAAACCTTGAGAAAAACCAGGAGCTGAAACAGCTTCTATTGGAGGAGACACCTTGGGTGCTGGAAAGTAAAAATGAAGGCGAACAGATGCAGAAACTGGCTCTTTTATTTGACGCCAATACGATGAGAAACTCGATCTATCAGGATTGGGATGATCTTAAAAAACTGCAGAATCCGGACGGAGGTTTCTCCTGGTATCCGGGATATCCAAGTTCTTACGGGACCTCTCTTTACATCCTTAAAAACCTAGGAAAGATCAATGCGTGGTTAAAAGGTAATGCAAAAGATTATCAGGGAACAGAACAGAAAGAATTCGTGACCAAACTGGTTCAGTATGTAGACAACGAGATCGACAAATACTGGGATGCGAAAAAAGAAAACATCTGGAACAACTGGACCATTGATTATCTTGATACCCGAAACTATTGGGAAAAAGAGTATCCTCTTAAAGGAAAAGGAGCTTCTTTGAAAACACTGGTAAAACAGAAGGCAAAAACAGCTAAGATCACAGATTTCACCTTCTTTGGACTGCACCGTGCCGCTTTACTGATGGATGATTACGGCCTAAAAGACGTTTCAGATAAATTAATGAACTACCTGAAAGAAACCTCTACCGACACAAAAACTCAGGGCGTTTACTGGAAACAGAACTTAAACGATTGGGGCTGGTTCGGATCTAAAGTAGTGAATCATGCAGGAGCTTTAGAAGCATTCAACACATTAAAACCTAACGATCAGAAAATGATCGAAGACATGAAAATCTGGCTGATTACACAGAAAGAAGTTAACTCATGGGGAAGTTCAAGAGGAACTTCAGAAGCGATCTTCACAATCTTAAACTCAGGAAAGTCATGGACAAGTGCTGAAAGTGATAAAGCAACGATTGTTTGGGGCGGAAAAGAATTAGCTCCACAAACCCAGGCTACAGGTTATGTGAAATCAACCGTGAAAACCGATGTTGTAGATAAAAACTTAGGAACGGTTACCGTGACCAAACCTGGTCCTGGAATTGTTCAGGGAGGATTGTTCTGGCAATATTATGAAGATTTAGACAAGATTAAATCTTCTGAAAACTACATCTCCATTACCAAAGAGCTTTATAAAAAAGTGAAAACGGTAAACGGAGAAGAACTTCAGAAAATCTCCGCAGACACTCCTTTAAAAGTGGGGGATAAAGTAACGGTAAGAATGATCTTGAATACAGACCGGGCCATGGAATTCATTCATATTAAAGATATGCGTGCCGCAGGATTTGAACCAACAGATGCATTGTCAGGTTATCAATGGAAAAACAGCTTGGGCTATTATCAGTCTACCAAAGATGCTTCCACCAATTTCTACATTCAGTATATGCCAAAAGGAAAATATGTTTTTGAGTATGACCTTGTATCCAATGCAGCCGGTAAGTTCTCGAACGGGATCACAACGATGCAGAACTATTATGCTCCGCAGATGAATGCCCATACAAAAGGAACCAATGTGACAATTTCAGAGTAA
- a CDS encoding DNA replication/repair protein RecF, with protein MIIKKLSLYNFKNHSEKKFEFSPQINCFVGNNGAGKTNILDALHYLSVGKSFLGNTDTNNIKREEDFFTIDAEIQNEDSDDVIKISQPKEAKKIIKKNDKSYDRLADHIGYLPSVMISPYDSNLISDSGESRRKFLDSMISQTDSEYLFDLIQYQKTVQQRNALLKYFAKNRTWDRDSLEIYDSPITKFGTSIFKKRRNFVEKLGPIVQNFYRIISGGKETVSVQYQSDLSEGFDSAESGGAFQKLLAESIERDRMLTYTSKGIHKDDLIFEMDHVLIKKIGSQGQQKSFLISLKLAQMSLVKELTKKTPILLLDDIFDKLDDTRVSQLIELVNQESFGQIFITDTHRERTESVVKKINEESIIFDV; from the coding sequence ATGATTATCAAGAAGCTTTCCCTTTACAATTTCAAAAACCATTCGGAGAAGAAGTTTGAATTCTCCCCTCAGATCAACTGTTTTGTGGGAAACAACGGCGCCGGTAAGACCAATATTCTGGACGCATTGCATTATCTGTCTGTAGGAAAAAGTTTTTTGGGAAATACCGATACCAATAATATCAAGAGAGAGGAAGACTTTTTTACCATTGATGCTGAAATTCAGAATGAGGACAGTGACGATGTCATCAAAATTTCCCAGCCTAAAGAAGCCAAAAAGATTATCAAAAAAAATGATAAAAGCTATGACAGGCTTGCGGACCACATTGGCTATTTGCCCAGCGTAATGATCTCGCCTTATGATTCTAACCTGATTTCAGATTCAGGGGAAAGTCGTAGGAAATTTTTGGATTCTATGATTTCCCAGACGGATTCGGAATATCTTTTTGACCTGATACAGTACCAAAAAACGGTACAGCAGAGAAATGCCTTATTAAAATATTTTGCTAAAAACAGAACCTGGGATAGAGATTCGTTGGAGATCTATGATTCTCCGATCACTAAATTCGGGACAAGTATTTTTAAAAAGAGAAGGAACTTTGTAGAAAAACTAGGCCCAATTGTGCAGAACTTTTACAGGATTATTTCCGGAGGAAAAGAAACCGTTTCTGTTCAATACCAGTCTGATCTTAGTGAAGGCTTCGACTCCGCTGAATCTGGTGGGGCTTTTCAAAAGCTTTTAGCAGAAAGTATTGAAAGGGACCGAATGCTGACTTATACTTCGAAAGGGATTCATAAGGACGATCTTATTTTTGAAATGGACCATGTTCTGATTAAGAAAATCGGTTCGCAGGGACAGCAAAAATCTTTTCTGATCTCCTTAAAGCTGGCACAGATGAGTCTTGTGAAGGAGCTGACTAAGAAAACGCCGATCCTTCTTCTTGATGATATTTTTGACAAGCTTGATGATACGCGTGTTTCACAATTGATAGAGCTTGTAAACCAGGAGAGTTTCGGACAGATTTTTATTACGGATACACACAGGGAACGTACGGAAAGCGTGGTAAAGAAAATTAATGAGGAGAGTATAATATTTGATGTTTGA